ACCGTGGAAGCAATTAGAGAATCCCTTGCCGAAGTGAAAAAGATGTTATAAGAGATAACCTGAATGGCAAAATATATATTTGTAATGGGTGGCGTGCTTTCTTCCTTAGGGAAGGGCATTGCCACCGCTTCCATCGGTATTTTATTAAAATCAATGGGTTATAAGGTTGTGCTGCAAAAGTTTGATCCTTATTTGAATGTTGACCCCGGAACAATGAGTCCTTTTCAACATGGCGAGGTTTTTGTAACGGATGATGGAGCAGAAACAGATTTGGATTTAGGGCATTATGAGCGTTTTGTGGATGAAGCGTTAACCAGGTATTCCAGCAATTCTGCAGGTCAGATTTATGAAAGTGTGATAGAAAATGAACGCAAGGGTGTATATTTAGGCAAAACGGTGCAGGTTATTCCGCATATCACAAATGAAATTAAAGGTAGAATTCAGCGTTTGGCAAATGATTATGACATTGTGATTACAGAGATTGGCGGAACGGTTGGCGATATTGAAAGTTTACCTTTTTTGGAGGCAGTGCGTCAGTTACGATTAGACCTGGGTTATTACAACACGCTATATATCCTTTTAACCTATGTGCCGTTTGTGAAGTCAGCAGGAGAATTGAAGACCAAGCCCTCACAGCATAGTGCGTATAAATTACGGGAAATAGGTATTCAACCGGATGTTTTACTCTGCCGAAGTGAAAAACCTTTTGCTGAGGATATCTATAATAAGATAGCTCTTTTTACCAATGTTCCGCGAGAAAATGTAATCAATGCCATAGATGTAGATTGCGTTTATGAAATTCCGCTCAATTTTCAGAAAGCAGGTCTGCCGGAAATCATCTGTCAGCATTTCCAATTGGAACAGAGACAAATCGTTATGCAGGACTGGCTGCAGTTCTTGCAAAACACTAAAAATGCACAAGAAACCGTTACTATAGCCGTTTGCGGCAAATATGTGAAGCATCAGGATGCCTATAAAAGCATAGACGAAGCACTTTTTCATGCGGGTTCCGCTTTATTGAAAAAGGTGGAAATTGTCTGGATAGATAGCGAGCGCAATTTTCAGGAAGAAGATATTGCCAGGGAACTTAGAGGAGTTCAAGGTATTCTTGTTCCCGGTGGTTTTGGCATTAGAGGAATTGAAGGTAAAATT
The sequence above is a segment of the Candidatus Cloacimonas sp. genome. Coding sequences within it:
- a CDS encoding CTP synthase; translation: MAKYIFVMGGVLSSLGKGIATASIGILLKSMGYKVVLQKFDPYLNVDPGTMSPFQHGEVFVTDDGAETDLDLGHYERFVDEALTRYSSNSAGQIYESVIENERKGVYLGKTVQVIPHITNEIKGRIQRLANDYDIVITEIGGTVGDIESLPFLEAVRQLRLDLGYYNTLYILLTYVPFVKSAGELKTKPSQHSAYKLREIGIQPDVLLCRSEKPFAEDIYNKIALFTNVPRENVINAIDVDCVYEIPLNFQKAGLPEIICQHFQLEQRQIVMQDWLQFLQNTKNAQETVTIAVCGKYVKHQDAYKSIDEALFHAGSALLKKVEIVWIDSERNFQEEDIARELRGVQGILVPGGFGIRGIEGKIAIAKYARENNIPYLGICLGMHTAVIECARNLCNLQKANSTEFDELTPAPVIHLMEDQLYLKRIGGSMRLGAYQCNLVKNSKAFLAYQTESISERHRHRYEFNNDYREAIQNAGLKISGLSPDGLLVEIVEYPELDFFVAVQFHPEFKSRPVNPHPLFRDFVQAAANKR